Proteins encoded within one genomic window of Methanosarcina barkeri str. Wiesmoor:
- the tnpB gene encoding IS200/IS605 family element RNA-guided endonuclease TnpB, whose amino-acid sequence MLKAYKYRVYPNKDQKRLIKVHFGACRFVYNWALEQKIKTYEQYNKSISRFDLQRILVHEVKPANEWLKEANSQSLLACLVNVESAFTRFFREKKGFPRFKSKKNPVQSYQMPQHYTVDFEKSLVKLPKIGEVKAILHRRFEGTLKTATISKTCTGKYYLSILVEDGKELPVKQEFSESTTVGIDVGIKDFAVLSTGEKVENPKYLKNSLIRLKVLQKRVSRKVKGSKNREKAKLLLSKLHEKISNQRNDFQHKLSSKLISENQAIALETLNKGMQKNHCLAQALIDSAWSSFVTKLEYKADWFGKTILRIGRFEPSSKLCSVCGYYNSNLTLDAREWECPDCKTKHDRDINAAINIKKFSLQDQNLIVI is encoded by the coding sequence ATGTTAAAAGCCTATAAATACCGAGTCTACCCCAACAAAGATCAGAAAAGACTTATAAAAGTACATTTTGGAGCTTGTAGATTTGTCTATAATTGGGCTTTAGAACAGAAGATTAAAACTTATGAACAATACAATAAATCCATCTCACGGTTTGACTTACAACGAATTTTAGTTCATGAAGTAAAACCTGCTAATGAATGGTTGAAAGAAGCTAATTCTCAGTCTTTGTTGGCATGTTTAGTAAACGTGGAATCAGCTTTTACCAGGTTTTTCAGGGAAAAGAAAGGATTTCCCAGGTTCAAATCTAAGAAAAATCCTGTTCAATCATATCAAATGCCACAACATTATACAGTAGATTTTGAAAAGAGTCTTGTAAAACTTCCTAAAATTGGAGAAGTTAAAGCAATTCTTCACAGGCGGTTTGAAGGCACTCTGAAAACAGCAACCATATCAAAGACCTGCACAGGAAAATACTATCTCAGTATTCTTGTTGAAGACGGAAAAGAACTCCCTGTAAAACAGGAATTCTCAGAATCTACTACAGTGGGAATAGATGTTGGTATCAAGGATTTTGCAGTTCTTTCTACAGGTGAAAAGGTTGAGAACCCTAAATACCTGAAAAATTCTCTTATCCGGTTGAAAGTTCTGCAAAAAAGAGTAAGTAGAAAAGTTAAAGGTTCTAAAAATCGAGAGAAAGCGAAACTGTTACTTTCAAAACTCCACGAAAAAATAAGCAATCAGAGAAATGATTTCCAGCATAAACTCTCTTCTAAACTTATTAGCGAGAACCAAGCTATTGCTCTGGAAACTCTGAATAAAGGGATGCAGAAGAACCACTGTCTTGCACAGGCTCTAATTGATTCTGCATGGAGTAGTTTTGTTACAAAGTTGGAGTATAAAGCAGATTGGTTCGGTAAAACTATCCTGAGAATAGGAAGATTTGAACCATCTTCTAAACTTTGTAGTGTTTGCGGATATTATAACTCTAATCTGACTCTTGATGCTAGAGAATGGGAATGTCCTGATTGTAAAACAAAACATGATAGAGACATTAATGCTGCAATCAATATCAAAAAATTCTCACTTCAAGATCAAAATCTTATAGTTATTTGA
- a CDS encoding isoprenylcysteine carboxylmethyltransferase family protein gives MSTADKTTSSLKIKTLLSFVELIVIIVLFLFAPAGSFNFWQAWVYSIIYVVSSATITFYLWKTNPELLARRVNAGPGAEKEKIQKITHFFVILLFIAFLVISAFDHRFGWSHIPFCIVVLGDILVVSGFFLLFLVFRENAFASSIVEVTTNQKVITTGPYSIVRHPLYVSGLIIMLGTPLALGSWWSLLIFIPLTLVIIWRLLDEEKFLSQNLQGYTEYCQRVRYRLIPFLW, from the coding sequence ATGAGTACTGCTGACAAAACCACTTCTAGTCTAAAAATAAAAACTCTGCTTAGCTTTGTAGAGCTGATTGTCATCATCGTTTTGTTCCTTTTCGCTCCTGCAGGTTCATTTAATTTTTGGCAAGCGTGGGTTTATTCAATTATATACGTTGTATCATCAGCGACGATTACGTTTTATTTATGGAAGACAAACCCTGAACTTCTGGCTCGTAGGGTTAATGCGGGGCCAGGCGCTGAAAAAGAAAAAATTCAGAAGATTACGCATTTTTTTGTTATCTTATTATTTATTGCCTTTCTCGTTATTTCCGCATTTGACCATCGTTTTGGTTGGTCGCACATCCCTTTCTGCATTGTAGTTCTGGGAGACATTCTTGTAGTGTCAGGATTTTTTCTACTCTTTCTTGTCTTCAGAGAAAACGCTTTTGCATCTTCAATTGTTGAAGTAACCACTAATCAAAAAGTAATAACAACTGGACCGTATAGTATAGTTCGGCATCCACTGTATGTGAGTGGTCTCATCATAATGTTAGGCACCCCTCTCGCGCTTGGATCGTGGTGGAGCTTACTTATATTCATTCCCCTTACACTGGTAATTATCTGGAGACTTCTTGATGAAGAAAAGTTTCTATCTCAAAATCTACAAGGCTATACAGAATACTGTCAAAGAGTTCGTTATAGATTAATTCCATTTTTGTGGTAA
- a CDS encoding matrixin family metalloprotease, with the protein MPITPAASEFNYPRILDHPWDHSPITVYIDNKSVPPHYSPTYYTQVQKSLNYWEEGGNGKLDYTPVFKIVDSEKADIRIRWVEDLQKEQGVPSGVAGDAIPYSVNGRFIRVDITLGVGFSQWGEWVPYTDTAMFAIAKHELGHALGLDHSNDKQDIMYPTNEQINNTNSILSKYGSLLLFVIYAILAIAVFLSVSYILGRIAK; encoded by the coding sequence TTGCCCATTACCCCGGCAGCTTCTGAGTTTAATTATCCAAGAATTTTAGATCACCCATGGGATCATTCTCCTATCACCGTGTATATAGACAACAAAAGTGTTCCTCCACATTATAGTCCTACTTATTACACACAGGTACAAAAATCTCTGAATTACTGGGAAGAAGGAGGAAATGGAAAACTGGACTATACCCCTGTTTTTAAAATCGTAGATTCCGAAAAAGCTGATATCAGGATAAGATGGGTCGAAGACCTGCAGAAAGAACAGGGTGTCCCTTCTGGAGTTGCAGGTGATGCCATTCCATATAGTGTCAATGGACGATTTATACGCGTAGATATAACGCTTGGAGTTGGATTTTCTCAATGGGGAGAGTGGGTCCCATATACTGATACTGCAATGTTCGCCATTGCAAAACATGAATTGGGGCATGCCCTGGGGTTGGATCACAGTAATGACAAGCAAGATATTATGTATCCGACAAACGAGCAGATAAATAACACAAATTCTATCCTGAGTAAGTACGGTTCACTTTTGCTTTTTGTAATTTACGCCATTCTTGCTATTGCCGTCTTCCTCTCTGTAAGCTACATATTAGGACGCATTGCTAAATAA
- a CDS encoding YqhA family protein produces MKVVRFIAGMRFFVLIPVIGLAIAACVLFVKGGIDIIHFMEELIAGMSKEGPEGSIIVEIVETVHLFLVGTVLFLTSFGLYQLFIQPLPLPEWVKVNNLEELELNLVGLTVVVLGVNFLSVIFEPREIDLAVYGIGYALPIAALAYFMKVRSHISKGNSEGGQLKTMDEVISANSESNWLTNKKKE; encoded by the coding sequence ATGAAAGTTGTAAGATTCATTGCAGGAATGCGTTTTTTCGTGTTGATCCCAGTGATAGGGTTGGCGATTGCTGCTTGCGTCTTATTTGTTAAAGGCGGCATAGATATTATTCACTTTATGGAAGAACTCATTGCCGGAATGTCAAAAGAAGGTCCAGAAGGGAGTATCATTGTTGAAATTGTGGAGACTGTCCACCTCTTCTTAGTCGGTACAGTGCTTTTCCTTACATCTTTTGGGCTATACCAGTTGTTTATCCAGCCGCTACCCTTACCGGAATGGGTGAAAGTGAACAATCTTGAAGAGCTAGAATTAAACCTCGTGGGGCTCACTGTTGTCGTACTGGGGGTTAATTTCTTGAGCGTTATCTTTGAACCGCGAGAGATAGATTTAGCGGTATACGGAATAGGCTATGCCTTGCCCATTGCAGCCCTGGCTTACTTCATGAAAGTACGTTCACATATTAGCAAAGGAAACAGCGAGGGAGGACAATTGAAAACTATGGATGAAGTTATCTCTGCAAACAGCGAATCCAATTGGTTAACAAACAAAAAGAAAGAATAA